TGTTGGTGACTTCTAATGGTTTGTAAGTCTTCATCGGCGAATGGCAAGGATCATGGTACATATAACGCGTGCCAGTGACCCCTTGTAGCCGCATGTCTTTTTCCATCAGATATTCGTGAATATCGAGCAGACGGCAGCCTGGGAATATTTTCTCAAACTCGTACTTTTGCAATTGATCCATGCAGGTACCGCAAGAAACAATCACTGTTTTGATATCCAAATAATTCAGCGTGTTTGCAACGCGATGGAACAACACCCGGTTATCCGCGGTAATTTCTTGGCCTTTGTCGTGATTGCCAGACGCTGTTTGCGGATAACCACAGCATAGGTAGCCTGGTGGCAACACGGTAATGGCGCCGACTTCATACAACATCGCTTGCGTGGCCAAGCCTACATTCGAGAACAAGCGCTCAGAGCCACAACCCGGAAAGTAGAATACCGCTTCAGAGTCCTCGGTTACTTTTTGTGGATTACGAATTACCGGAATCATGGTGTCGTCTTCCACCCCCAGCATCGCACGCGAAGTTTTGGATTGCATTTTCTTCGGCATCGGGCGGTTGATGAAATGAATCACCTGCGCCTTGATCTCAGCCTTACCAACCGTGGCTGGCGGTGCCTTTTTGTCTTTCAGCAATCCAAATTTCTTTGCCAGACTGTTGGCAAAATTAATCGCTTTGTAACCGAAGCCGATCATGGTGGCGCGCAAAAACTTGATGGTGGCTGGATCTTTAGCATTCAGATACAACATGCCTGCTGCCGTGCCGGGATTGAATTTCTTCTTGCCCTGTTCGCGCAGGAAATTGCGCATTTTGACCGACACATCACCAAAGTCGATATTAACCGGGCAGGGTTTTTCACAACGGTGGCAAACCGTACAATGGTCAGCAACATCGTTAAACTCGTCAAAATGCTTGAGTGAAATGCCACGCCGCGTTTGCTCTTCGTACAAGAAGGCCTCAATCAGCAATGAGGTCCCCAAAATTTTGTTGCGCGGAGAGTAAAGCAAGTTTGCGCGTGGCACATGGGTAGAGCACACCGGCTTACACTTACCACAACGTAAGCAGTCAGAAATATCATCGGCAATCTCACCGATTGCAGATTGCTCCATGATGATGGATTCTTGCTCCAACAACCCAAAGCTTGGCGTGTAAGCGTTCTCAAGGCCGGAGCCCATCATCAGCTTACCTTTGTTAAAGTGACCGTTCGGGTCGACTTTATTTTTATAGGTGGCAAAGGTATCGATCGTGGCTTGGTCCAAGAATGCCATTTTGGTGATACCAATACCGTGCTCACCAGAAATCACGCCATTGAGACTACGCGCCAAATGCATCACACGTTCGACCGCAGCATGCGCGTCTTGCATCATGCCATAATCGTCGGAATTCACCGGGATGTTGGTGTGGACGTTGCCATCACCAGCGTGCATATGCAACGCAATAAACACGCGGCTCTTCAATACCGTCTTTTGGATCTCGTCTAATTTGTCGAGAATCTTCTGAAACTCACGACCGACAAAAATATCCGCCATCGGCCGCTTGAGTTCACGCTTCCATGACACGCGCAAATCGTAAGATTGCACGGCACGGAACACATTCTCATACTGCGCATAAGGCTTACCAAACTCACCGAGCACACTGACAGGCTCGTCCAGTGTGTTCAAAATCATGCGCCATTTTGCGCGCAAGTCGCGCAACAATTGCAAAGCGATATTTTGTTTAGACTTCACTGCTTCTGGATCGGCATTGCCGTCTTCATCCGGCTGCAAGGGCAAATCGCCCTGCATAAACGTTTCAAGTACATCGACTAAACGTAATTTGTTTTGAATCGACAACTCAATATTGATGCGCTCGATGCCATCAGAGTATTCACCGAGGCGTGGCAATGGAATCACCACATCCTCATTGATTTTGAAGGCATTGGTGTGGCGGGCAATGGCGGCAGTACGTGAACGATCTAACCAGAATTTTTTACGCGCTTCTGCAGAAACGGCGATAAAGCCCTCACCATCGCGGGCGTTACACATACGAACGACCGCTGAAGCCACTTCGCCTACCGCGTTCTCATCGTCAGAGGCAATATCGCACAACAACACCATTTTTGGGCGCTGCTGACGCGCAGCCTTGGTCGCATAGCCGACCGCTTTAATGTAGCGCTCATCCATGTGCTCCAAGCCTGCCATGATCACTGCCGGCGTGTGCTTGGCGGTCGCATCGAGATGGTCTTTGATTTCTACAATTGCAGGCACGGCGTTGGACACGTTGCCAAAAAATTCAAGCGCAATGGTGCGCACGTGCTTAGGCATGCGGTGCAAAATAAAAGTAGCAGAGGTAATTAAACCATCGCAACCTTCTTTTTGAATGCCAGGCAGACCAGACAAAAATTTATCTGTCACGTCTTTACCCAAGCCTACTTTACGAAAACTCGGCCCCGGAATCTCAAGAATTTCTGGCTCGGACAACAGATTTTTATGATCAATGTCGTAGCGGCTGATCTTAAAACGCGCCAGTTCAATATCGTGGATCTTGCCCAGATTATGGTCGAGGCGTTCCACCTCCAACCAAGTGGCATCTGGCGTCACCATCCGCCACGAGGCGAGGTTATCCAGCGCAGTGCCCCACAACACGGCTTTTTTACCACCGGCGTTCATGGCGACGTTACCGCCAATACAGCAAGCATCAGCAGAGGTCGGATCGCAAGCGAATTCCAGCCCTGCCTCAGTCGCCGCTTCCATGGCACGACGTGTTACCACACCGGCGCCACACTCAATCGTTGCGACTTGGCGCGACACGCCAGGTAAAGTACGCATCTGCACACCACTGTGCTGGTCTAGCTTTTCGGTATTGATGACGGCTGATAGCGGCGTCAAAGGAACGGCACCGCCGGTATACCCCGTGCCACCGCCACGCGGAATAATGGTTAATCCCAATTCGATACAAGCGCGTACCAAATAAGAGATTTCGGCCTCTGTATCTGGGTTCACGACGACGAATGGATACTCCACACGCCAGTCTGTGGCGTCTGTCACATGGGACACTCTCGCCAGACCATCAAACTGAACATTATCCTTACGGGTAAATTTGGTCAGTTTAGCCAGCGCTTTTTTACGCAACTCGGCAGTCTGCTTAAAATCATCCGCAAACTTTTCAATGGCTTTGGTCGCCGCGGCCACCAGCTTTTGCACTTTATCGTTGCCACCACTACGCTCGTTAATCGCAGCGATGCGGTGATACAGCGCCTCGATCAAGGCTTTGCGGCGCTTAGGATTTTCTAGCAGATCGTCCTGCAGGTAAGGGTTGCGCGAGACCACCCACAAATCACCCAATACCTCAAACAGCATGCGTGCGCTGCGGCCAGTCTTGCGCTCTGCGCGCAGGATATTCAAGATGTCCCAGACTTCTTCGCCCAGAAACCGAATCACGATTTCACGGTCAGAAAAAGAGGTGTAGTTGTACGGGATTTCGCGTAACCGCGTGAGAGGAGTAGAATTACGCTTTAACAAATCTGCGTTGACAGGTGCGTTCATTGATAATTTATCAAAAACAAAAGCTAATTATACCATGCCGTATTCTGCACAAACACGGTACTCCGGCTAGGGTTTTTGTCTAATCAGGTTTTCAGATGTCTACATTTAAATCTAAGTTAAAAAAATGGGTTGTGCCGGTGGTTGCATTGGCATTATTTGCTGGTTTAGCGATTGCTGTCATGCAAAAGCCACAAGCGCCCGATGTCACGTTTACCACGCTGACTGGCGAAAAAATCAGTATGCAATCTTTGCGTGGCAAGACCGTCTTGGTCAATTTCTGGGCAACAGATTGCCCCGGCTGCATCAAAGAGATGCCGGATCTGATCAACACCTACCAGCAATACAAAGATAAAAACCTAGTGGTGATTGCAGTGGCCATGCCATACGACCCGCCCGCGCAAGTAGCTAACTACACCCAAGAGAAAGCATTGCCTTTTAAGGTCATGCATGACGGCTATGGGGAAATGGTCAAAGCCTTCGGTGAGGTCAACCTGACACCCACCACTTTTATTTTTGACGCGCAGGGCAATCGCCTGCAAAAAACCATCGGTGAACTCAATTTCACCGCGCTCCGTCAACTGCTCGACCAGAAAGCCAGCTAAATGCTTTGGATTAAAGCC
This Methylophilus medardicus DNA region includes the following protein-coding sequences:
- a CDS encoding DUF3683 domain-containing protein; this encodes MNAPVNADLLKRNSTPLTRLREIPYNYTSFSDREIVIRFLGEEVWDILNILRAERKTGRSARMLFEVLGDLWVVSRNPYLQDDLLENPKRRKALIEALYHRIAAINERSGGNDKVQKLVAAATKAIEKFADDFKQTAELRKKALAKLTKFTRKDNVQFDGLARVSHVTDATDWRVEYPFVVVNPDTEAEISYLVRACIELGLTIIPRGGGTGYTGGAVPLTPLSAVINTEKLDQHSGVQMRTLPGVSRQVATIECGAGVVTRRAMEAATEAGLEFACDPTSADACCIGGNVAMNAGGKKAVLWGTALDNLASWRMVTPDATWLEVERLDHNLGKIHDIELARFKISRYDIDHKNLLSEPEILEIPGPSFRKVGLGKDVTDKFLSGLPGIQKEGCDGLITSATFILHRMPKHVRTIALEFFGNVSNAVPAIVEIKDHLDATAKHTPAVIMAGLEHMDERYIKAVGYATKAARQQRPKMVLLCDIASDDENAVGEVASAVVRMCNARDGEGFIAVSAEARKKFWLDRSRTAAIARHTNAFKINEDVVIPLPRLGEYSDGIERINIELSIQNKLRLVDVLETFMQGDLPLQPDEDGNADPEAVKSKQNIALQLLRDLRAKWRMILNTLDEPVSVLGEFGKPYAQYENVFRAVQSYDLRVSWKRELKRPMADIFVGREFQKILDKLDEIQKTVLKSRVFIALHMHAGDGNVHTNIPVNSDDYGMMQDAHAAVERVMHLARSLNGVISGEHGIGITKMAFLDQATIDTFATYKNKVDPNGHFNKGKLMMGSGLENAYTPSFGLLEQESIIMEQSAIGEIADDISDCLRCGKCKPVCSTHVPRANLLYSPRNKILGTSLLIEAFLYEEQTRRGISLKHFDEFNDVADHCTVCHRCEKPCPVNIDFGDVSVKMRNFLREQGKKKFNPGTAAGMLYLNAKDPATIKFLRATMIGFGYKAINFANSLAKKFGLLKDKKAPPATVGKAEIKAQVIHFINRPMPKKMQSKTSRAMLGVEDDTMIPVIRNPQKVTEDSEAVFYFPGCGSERLFSNVGLATQAMLYEVGAITVLPPGYLCCGYPQTASGNHDKGQEITADNRVLFHRVANTLNYLDIKTVIVSCGTCMDQLQKYEFEKIFPGCRLLDIHEYLMEKDMRLQGVTGTRYMYHDPCHSPMKTYKPLEVTNKLMGSDVALNDRCCGESGTFAAARPDIATQVKFRKQEELEKGMEKMGLTVGAPEQSVKILTSCPSCLQGLSRYGDDTGIEADYIVVEMAKHILGENWMQDYIQKANNGGIEKVLL
- a CDS encoding TlpA disulfide reductase family protein produces the protein MSTFKSKLKKWVVPVVALALFAGLAIAVMQKPQAPDVTFTTLTGEKISMQSLRGKTVLVNFWATDCPGCIKEMPDLINTYQQYKDKNLVVIAVAMPYDPPAQVANYTQEKALPFKVMHDGYGEMVKAFGEVNLTPTTFIFDAQGNRLQKTIGELNFTALRQLLDQKAS